In a single window of the Rhopalosiphum padi isolate XX-2018 chromosome 1, ASM2088224v1, whole genome shotgun sequence genome:
- the LOC132930598 gene encoding neurogenic locus Notch protein isoform X1, whose translation MRRRNPGRTFVGTCILLAFWTLAAELDGASGSTGIVSCSPNPCLHGGSCYMKKTGEYACNCTGLFVGPYCQWKNPCHTGPVPRCQNAGTCAVTQVSPHSPPGFSCQCPLGFTASLCEIPISNACDSKPCQNGGTCWLHNIKEHRCNCAPGFTGPNCELEDHCASGPCKNGAECASKDDSYECTCAPGFTGTTCSEDIEECSTTEPCVHGQCVNTHGSYACICEPGYTGKNCEMVYVPCDPSPCMNSGRCMQIDDLNYECKCKSGFRGKNCEENIDDCIPHACLNGGSCVDGVNSYTCSCPAQWTGESCEMDVDECAMRPSVCHNGATCTNSLGSYNCICVNGWTGQDCSVNIDDCAGAACFNGATCIDRVGSFHCQCTYGKTGLLCHLDDACTSNPCHTDAICDTSPINGSYTCSCASGYKGIDCSEDINECEQGSPCEHDGVCVNTPGSFACNCPQGFTGPRCETNVNECDSHPCKNEGSCLDDPGTFRCVCMPGFAGTQCEIDVDECEADPCENGGVCTDMINGYKCSCPAGFSGPRCQINIDDCVSSPCKHGGICHDSIAGYQCECSPGFTGFNCENNINDCLSNPCKHGECIDGQNSFTCSCHPGYTGLLCQDQLDECASAPCQHGGTCEDLINGYQCRCRAGTSGPNCEVNINECVSNPCRNGAKCIDGINKYSCDCLPGFTGLHCEMNVDECASSPCANGGTCVDLVAGWRCECPRGYYGPRCLSDIDECASNPCSLNALRCEDGLNQFICHCRPGYTGKRCDIDIDECSSNPCQHGGVCTDRVNGYTCQCKPGYSGHNCDVNIDDCAINPCKNGGSCIDLVNAYKCVCQLPFTGSECQSRLDPCTPNRCRNGAKCSPSSNFLDFACECSIGWKGRLCNEDVDECALTAPCRNGATCQNTDGSYKCACAPGFQGRDCVINTDECASSPCQNGATCLDGIGDYTCMCSDGFSGRHCEVDVDECLSQPCLNGATCKQYVNSYTCTCPVGFSGIHCLTNDQDCTDSSCMNGATCVDGINNYTCICPTGYTGLNCQTRINECDSSPCENGGTCLDHGKYYTCHCAYGYTGKNCESLVDWCSGGGGIPQPCENGATCKQIQNLYQCVCQPGWTGKVCDVEMVSCNDASLRKGVRRDALCHNGGVCEDIGNSHRCHCADGYSGSYCTKEINECDSAPCQNGATCRDLVAGYSCQCPRGFQGQNCELNVDDCHPNPCQNGGTCRDLINSFSCSCPPGTLGIICDINIDDCSPDACHNNGTCIDRVGGFDCRCPAGFVGHRCEGDINECLSNPCDPYGTLDCVQLVNNFHCNCRAGYMGRHCETKVNFCESSPCQNGGVCSQVEGGHTCVCPKEFSGRNCEFFGVDCDSSPCQGDGLCHSLDHGGYQCECPPGTAGIHCEVDSYNECESNPCEHDGTCQNKLGDYACFCPIYWSGKNCNIYDSKFKGGLGKFPSKSIMTKKDYDWERELAACVTNGCTAKSQDNRCHQECNTAACDFDGGDCSLGLNPWRNCTTTKNCWQVFADGRCDVECNTPECLYDGRDCERTLMPCNPIYDAYCQSHYANGHCDYGCNNAECNWDGLDCEREPPKIAEGAMRLILRMDYHQLLSNLTSFLREVGRELRATVRVKQDELTGKQMIFPAESPPGAVVVYLEIDNRKCEITRDVECFSSGTGAAGFLAASAASHALSTSFPIYRAEGVGPGSQIPTEQPRSSTALVLTGMFLILVIGLSLGVLISTHRKKAAGITWFPEGFLRTGSNSSRTSTQRRVPDGQELRTMKQNNMNLSCMDMNSGVMTMGRGAGAWSDEDAEGDMPPAKRHRPAPILSQPLDNPYDDVWSHCNLNSNDNKATVMYTPPSRETEVNERLPGGLTRLMDVTVAGGAGLDTSIDNEDEGEDATTNMISELVSQGAELNATLDKTGETSLHLAARYARADAAKRLLDMGADVNFQDHTGRTPLHAAVAADAMGAFQILLRNRSTNLNARMHDGTTPLILAARLAIEGMVEDLIHADADINIPDNSGKTALHWAASVNNVDAVNILLANNANKDAQDDKDETPLFLAAREGSFEACKALLDNFANREIADHMERLPRDVASERLHHDIVRLLDSHVAHPNAQTMVPVNNNFMSKSQRNRVSRPLVPLPKNTQTTMTNTTTPATEIDLGMCLFTDSQHMMSAHSNINIPGMKLSNGGNGGGTAKGKKRPKPSNPTSPADSMDSNLSLKRKGSVKKPPPPLPPSSAMSSTAAAPSNKKPFGLDVTCAGGPNNMDLMALDVSRLYGGAGLPQQPPAYEECLSQLPSASQRPMANYGAAMHHQQHQQQQQQQQQPDYRVLHQQMLGMQTSFQEPSPPHSVVMSPSPGKTRPSLPTSPTHMQALRHATMQAVDPFSQFHHFYGSVQQTPQSLQPPQSQHAQQYLTPPSDAAPESFPTPSPDSPWHWSSSSPNSNSDWSEGISSPPNNNNNNNNGHPNKVSDAVYI comes from the exons CTGTACTGGACTGTTTGTCGGACCTTACTGTCAATGGAAAAACCCCTGCCACACGGGTCCCGTGCCCCGATGCCAAAACGCCGGAACGTGCGCTGTCACGCAAGTGTCGCCACATTCTCCGCCCGGATTTTCGTGCCAGTGTCCGCTGGGATTCACCGCGTCCCTGTGCGAGATACCCATATCGAACGCGTGCGACTCGAAGCCATGCCAAAACGGTGGCACGTGTTGGCTGCATAACATCAAGGAACACCGGTGTAACTGTGCTCCCGGGTTTACAG GACCAAATTGTGAGTTGGAAGATCATTGCGCTTCGGGACCGTGCAAGAACGGAGCAGAATGCGCTTCTAAAGACGATTCTTACGAATGCACGTGCGCCCCAGGGTTCACGGGCACAACGTGCTCTGAAGACATTGAGGAATGTTCAACAACCGAACCCTGCGTGCACGGACAATGCGTCAACACACATGGATCGTAtgc GTGTATTTGCGAACCAGGTTACACGGGCAAGAACTGCGAGATGGTATACGTCCCGTGCGACCCGTCGCCATGTATGAACAGCGGAAGGTGTATGCAGATCGACGATCTCAATTATGAGTGCAAGTGCAAGTCTG GTTTCCGGGGAAAAAATTGCGAGGAAAACATTGACGATTGTATACCGCACGCCTGCTTGAATGGTGGCTCGTGCGTGGATGGCGTGAACAGTTACACATGCTCATGTCCGGCCCAATGGACGGGTGAGTCGTGCGAGATGGACGTGGACGAGTGCGCCATGCGGCCCAGCGTCTGCCACAACGGCGCGACATGTACCAATTCGCTGGGATCGTACAATTGTATTTGTGTAAACGGCTGGACCGGACAAGACTGTTCGGTAAACATTGACGATTGTGCCGGAGCTGCCTGTTTCAACGGCGCCACTTGTATCGACCGAGTTGGCAGCTTCCATTGCCAGTGCACGTACGGCAAGACCG GTCTCCTGTGCCACCTTGACGACGCGTGCACGTCTAATCCGTGTCACACCGATGCCATATGCGACACAAGCCCGATCAATGGTTCGTACACTTGTTCGTGTGCTTCCGGCTACAAAGGAATCGATTGTTCCGAAGACATCAACGAATGTGAACAag GATCGCCATGCGAACACGATGGAGTTTGCGTCAACACTCCCGGATCGTTCGCCTGCAATTGCCCACAAGGTTTTACAGGGCCACGGTGCGAGACCAATGTGAATGAGTGCGACTCGCATCCCTGCAAAAATGAAGGATCCTGTCTTGACGACCCCGGAACTTTCCGATGCGTGTGCATGCCAG GGTTTGCTGGCACGCAATGTGAGATTGATGTGGACGAGTGCGAAGCGGACCCGTGCGAGAACGGTGGTGTATGCACTGACATGATCAACGGGTACAAGTGCTCGTGCCCAGCTGGGTTCTCGGGACCACGGTGTCAGATCAACATCGATGACTGCGTGAGCAGCCCGTGCAAGCACGGTGGCATATGTCACGATTCGATAGCCGGTTACCAATGTGAGTGTTCGCCAGGCTTCACGGGATTCAACTGCGAAAACAACATCAATGACTGTCTGTCAAACCCGTGCAAGCACGGCGAATGTATCGACGGCCAAAACTCATTCACGTGCTCCTGTCATCCGGGTTACACGGGACTTCTATGCCAGGACCAGCTGGACGAGTGCGCGTCTGCGCCTTGCCAGCATGGCGGCACGTGTGAAGATCTGATCAATGGATATCAGTGCCGTTGTCGAGCAGGCACTTCCGGCCCGAACTGTGAGGTTAATATCAACGAGTGTGTGTCCAACCCCTGTCGGAACGGGGCGAAGTGCATCGATGGTATCAACAA GTATTCTTGTGACTGTCTGCCCGGCTTCACCGGTTTGCATTGCGAGATGAACGTGGACGAATGCGCCAGTAGCCCTTGTGCCAACGGCGGAACTTGCGTGGATCTAGTGGCTGGTTGGCGTTGCGAGTGTCCTCGTGGTTACTATGGGCCTAGATGTTTATCCGACATCGACGAATGTGCTAGCAACCCGTGTTCTTTGAATGCGTTACGTTGTGAGGATGGCCTCAACCAATTCATATGCCACTGCAGACCGGGCTATACTGGCAAACGTTGTGATATCGATATTGATGAGTGTAGCTCAAACCCGTGTCAGCACGGCGGAGTGTGCACGGACCGTGTAAACGGATACACATGCCAATGTAAACCCGGGTATTCTGGGCACAACTGTGACGTAAATATTGATGATTGTGCCATTAACCCGTGCAAAAATGGAGGGTCGTGCATTGATTTGGTGAACGCTTACAAGTGTGTCTGTCAACTACCGTTCACCGGCTCGGAGTGCCAGAGCAGATTAGACCCTTGTACGCCGAACAGGTGCCGCAACGGTGCCAAGTGTTCGCCTTCTAGTAACTTTTTAGATTTTGCATGTGAATGTTCTATCGGGTGGAAAGGTCGTTTATGCAACGAAGATGTAGACGAGTGTGCATTGACTGCACCTTGTCGGAATGGCGCCACTTGTCAAAACACTGACGGATCATATAAATGCGCTTGTGCTCCTGGTTTTCAGGGCCGCGATTGTGTAATCAACACTGACGAATGCGCTTCTT CACCTTGCCAAAACGGAGCTACATGTCTGGATGGTATTGGTGATTATACTTGTATGTGTTCCGATGGGTTTTCCGGCCGTCATTGCGAAGTAGACGTTGACGAATGTCTATCACAACCTTGTTTGAATGGAGCCACTTGTAAACAATATGTAAATTCGTACACTTGCACATGTCCCGTTGGATTTTCTGGCATACACTGTCTAACTAACGACCAAGATTGTACTGATTCATCCTGTATGAATGGCGCCACATGCGTCGATGGTATTAACAACTACACTTGTATATGTCCAACTgg atatactgGATTAAATTGTCAAACTAGAATAAACGAATGTGATTCTTCGCCATGTGAGAATGGTGGTACATGTCTCGATCATGGAAAGTATTATACATGTCATTGTGCATATGGTTATACGGGCAAGAACTGCGAATCTTTGGTTGATTGGTGCAGTGGTGGTGGAGGCATACCACAACCCTGTGAAAATGGAGCTACCTGTAAACAAATTCAGAACTTATACCAGTGCGTTTGTCAACCCGGTTGGACGGGCAAGGTGTGTGACGTAGAAATGGTATCCTGTAACGATGCGTCATTACGTAAAGGAGTTCGACGTGATGCTCTATGTCATAATGGTGGCGTTTGTGAAGATATCGGTAATAGTCATAGGTGCCATTGTGCCGACGGTTATTCCGGAAGCTATTGTACGAAAGAAATCAATGAATGCGATTCAGCACCTTGTCAAAATGGAGCGACGTGTAGAGATTTAGTGGCAGGATACTCTTGCCAGTGTCCACGTGGCTTCCAAGGACAAAATTGCGAACTGAACGTTGACGACTGTCATCCTAATCCATGTCAAAATGGTGGAACATGTCGTGATTTAATTAATAGCTTTAGCTGTTCATGTCCACCTGGTACACTGGGTATTATTTGTGATATAAACATTGATGACTGTTCACCTGACGCTTGTCACAACAACGGTACTTGTATTGATCGTGTTGGAGGATTTGACTGTCGTTGTCCAGCCGGTTTTGTTGGTCATAGATGTGAAGGTGACATAAACGAATGCTTATCAAATCCTTGCGATCCATATGGAACATTAGATTGCGTTCAATTAGTTAACAATTTCCACTGCAACTGTCGTGCTGGTTACATGGGCAGACATTGTGAAACTAAAGTCAACTTCTGCGAGAGCAGCCCATGCCAAAACGGTGGTGTATGTTCTCAAGTGGAAGGTGGCCATACATGCGTATGTCCGAAAGAGTTTTCTGGAAGGAATTGTGAATTCTTTGGTGTAGATTGTGACTCTAGTCCTTGCCAAGGTGATGGTTTATGTCACTCATTAGATCATGGAGGATATCAATGTGAATGTCCGCCGGGCACGGCAGGTATTCACTGTGAAGTCGATAGTTACAATGAATGTGAAAGTAATCCTTGTGAACATGACGGTACTTGTCAAAATAAACTTGGAGACTACGCGTGTTTCTGTCCAATATACTGGTCAgggaaaaattgtaatatttatgattcCAAGTTCAAAGGAGGTCTTGGAAAATTCCCATCTAAAAGTATTATGACAAAAAAAGATTACGATTGGGAACGAGAGCTGGCTGCTTGTGTAACCAACGGATGTACCGCTAAATCTCAAGATAACAGGTGTCATCAAGAATGTAACACAGCTGCTTGTGATTTCGATGGTGGTGATTGTTCTCTTGGATTAAACCCTTGGAGAAATTGTACAACAACCAAAAACTGCTGGCAAGTTTTCGCTGATGGACGTTGTGACGTGGAGTGTAATACACCTGAATGTTTGTACGACGGAAGAGATTGTGAAAGAACTTTGATGCCTTGcaa tccaATATATGACGCATATTGTCAAAGTCATTATGCTAATGGACATTGCGATTATGGATGTAATAATGCTGAATGTAATTGGGATGGTTTGGATTGCGAAAGAGAACCACCTAAAATTGCCGAAGGTGCCATGCGTCTCATTTTACGAATGGACTATCATCAACTTTTGTCTAATTTAACTTCGTTCTTACGAGAG GTTGGTCGAGAGTTAAGAGCCACTGTCCGAGTGAAGCAAGATGAATTGACTGGAAAACAAATGATATTCCCCGCGGAAAGTCCTCCTGGAGCTGTCGTGGTTTATTTAGAAATTGATAATAGAAAATGTGAAATAACCAGAGATGTGGAATGTTTCTCGAGTGGTACAGGG GCTGCTGGATTTTTGGCTGCTTCAGCCGCTAGTCATGCTCTATCAACATCGTTTCCTATTTATAGAGCAGAAGGTGTCGGTCCTGGAAGCCAAATTCCAACTGAACAACCTAGGAGTAGTACAGCGTTAGTGTTGACTGGAATGTTCTTGATACTAGTTATCGGTCTTAGTCTTGGAGTGTTAATATCTACGCATCGCAAAAAGGCGGCTGGTATAACATGGTTCCCAGAAGGATTCTTACGTACTGGTAGTAATAGCAGTAGAACAAGTACCCAAAGAAGAGTACCCGATGGACAAGAACTTAGAACaatgaaacaaaataacatGAATTTGAGCTGTATGGACATGAATAGTGGTGTGATGACCATGGGAAGGGGTGCCGGAGCTTGGTCAGATGAAGACGCTGAAGGTGATATGCCACCAGCAAAACGACATAGACCCGCTCCGATATTGTCACAACCTTTGGATAACCCTTACGATGACGTTTGGAGTCACTGTAATTTGAATTCTAACGATAACAAGGCAACTGTTATGTACACACCTCCGTCCAGG gaAACGGAAGTTAATGAGAGACTCCCTGGTGGGTTGACGAGACTAATGGATGTGACAGTAGCTGGCGGTGCTGGACTAGACACAAGCATTGACAATGAAGACGAAGGAGAAGACGCTACAACCAACATGATATCAGAATTGGTTTCGCAAGGTGCAGAATTGAACGCCACGCTCGATAAAACCGGTGAAACTTCATTGCATTTGGCTGCAAGATATGCTAGAGCAGATGCTGCTAAACGTTTATTAGATATGGGCGCTGATGTTAACTTTCAAGATCACACTGGCCGGACACCATTACATGCTGCTGTAGCTGCCGACGCAATGGGTGCTTTCCAA atcTTATTGAGGAACCgttcaacaaatttaaatgcTAGGATGCACGATGGTACGACACCGTTGATTCTAGCAGCCAGGTTGGCCATCGAAGGAATGGTAGAAGACCTAATTCACGCTGACGCCGATATCAATATACCAGATAACAGCGGAAAGACAGCCTTGCATTGGGCTGCATCGGTCAACAATGTAGATGCAGTCAACATTTTGCTCGCCAATAACGCCAACAAAGACGCTCAAGACGAcaag gaCGAAACACCGTTGTTCTTAGCAGCTAGAGAAGGCAGTTTTGAAGCATGCAAAGCTCTTCTGGATAACTTCGCAAACCGAGAGATCGCAGACCACATGGAACGGTTACCGCGGGACGTGGCCAGCGAACGGTTGCACCATGACATCGTTAGATTGCTGGATTCACACGTTGCTCACCCTAATGCTCAGACCATGGTGCCTGTTAACAACAACTTCATGAGTAAGTCGCAGCGAAATCGTGTCTCGCGGCCGTTAGTGCCATTACCCAAGAATACGCAGACGACGATGACAAATACGACAACACCAGCGACGGAGATTGACCTTGGGATGTGTTTGTTCACAGACTCGCAGCACATGATGTCGGCTCATTCCAACATAAACATACCCGGCATGAAGTTGAGCAATGGGGGCAATGGTGGTGGCACGGCCAAGGGCAAAAAGAGGCCGAAACCATCGAACCCGACGAGTCCTGCCGACTCGATGGACTCAAACCTGTCGTTGAAGCGGAAGGGCAGCGTGAAAAAACCACCTCCCCCGTTACCACCGTCGTCGGCCATGTCATCCACCGCGGCAGCGCCTAGCAACAAGAAACCATTTGGGTTGGACGTGACGTGTGCCGGTGGTCCTAACAACATGGACCTGATGGCGTTGGACGTGTCCAGGCTGTATGGCGGCGCCGGATTACCGCAACAGCCGCCCGCATACGAGGAGTGCCTGTCACAGTTGCCGTCCGCGTCTCAGAGACCGATGGCCAATTACGGTGCGGCAATGCACCACCAACAGCatcagcagcaacagcaacagcagcagcaacccGACTACCGAGTCCTTCACCAGCAGATGTTGGGCATGCAGACGTCGTTCCAGGAACCGTCGCCACCGCACAGCGTGGTCATGTCACCGTCACCGGGAAAGACGCGACCGTCGCTACCCACGTCGCCCACGCACATGCAGGCCCTCAGACACGCCACCATGCAGGCCGTGGACCCGTTCAGCCAGTTCCATCACTTTTACGGCAGCGTCCAGCAGACGCCCCAATCGCTACAACCTCCCCAGTCGCAGCACGCGCAGCAGTACCTGACGCCCCCGTCGGATGCGGCACCCGAGAGTTTCCCGACGCCGTCGCCCGACTCGCCGTGGCACTGGTCCTCGTCTTCGCCTAACTCCAATTCCGACTGGTCGGAAGGCATATCGTCACCgcccaacaacaacaacaataacaacaacggACATCCGAACAAAGTGTCGGACGCCGTTTACATTTAA